The DNA sequence TGCCAAGGTAATTTCTAGAAAGAAATAGACATTACTTACTATGTATAAGATGTGTTCAAAGGGGAGGAGCAAAAGGTGTGTTTCATGTCAGTGGGAACTTAATTTGGGGATTTTTGATCATTTATCTTACCCTGAAGCtgtgaaatgttttgttttcaaacgGTAGAGAGAAAGCTGAAAAAGCATTTGAagctttttcaatttaaaataattagtttAGTTCAGTTTAAATGAAACCAGTTAAAGACACTTCACACTTTAGGAGGATTTCTGTGAAATGAGAAAGAAGTCAGCATTGATTGTAGAAATCTGATTATAACAGATCCGTCCGTAAATGAGGTGACTTTTGGaatctgtttcattttaaaaCCATCAGCATGTATCCAGCCCTGTGCAAGTCAAGAGGAATAAACAGGATGAAGCCTGTTCTGGGACTTTACATGCTAGGTGGTGGTGGACAATAAACATACAGTAAAATAGATCATTGTAAGAAGGGTTCTGAACGAAGCCAATGTCTTGTCCACATATGCACATGGGGTAGACCTCTGAAATGTGGTGGTGTCACAGCTAGATTCTCACTGCGTTGAGCCAAGGCAGAGTGGGGTATGCTTCCCCAAGCTGATGTAAGGGCCATCTCAGATTCTAACCCTCTGTGTCAGGCTGAATTGCCCACGGCCCAAGACCCCTCCTGCAGAGCTTTTGGAGTCATCCCTGATTCTCTGGTAGCCCCAACTAAGGGAGTGGTGGATCATGAACCACGGCACTGGGAGTTTAGAGGAAATGGCAGCGTTGTGGAATAAATAACCTTAATGTGCATTCTCTTGCCTGCACCCTAACTGGCCCTGGTTTCGCAGGTGAGTTGCTTCTCTTAGGTTCAGCCAAGGGGTGGAAGAGTATCTCTGGGTGTCAGCTCGGAAGAGGAGGAGCTCAGGCTGCCAGAACCAGATGAGCCCTGGGAACATCCCCGGAGCCCCGCCCTGCCAAACCCCCCACAGTGGGCTGCTGTGCCCAGGTCTGAGTTCCATCCCCGCCTCGCTGTCGGGGAGGGGCCCTGTACAAGGCTTTGCACCTCCTCTAGGGGAAAGGAGTTTGGGTCCTTACTGCAGGGCGTGGAGCCCAACTGGGCTGAGCCTTAAAAAAGTTTCTGTTCCCTAAACAATGGTGTCATAAAGAAAAGGTGGGGCGGGGCAGGCGCTGTGCCAAGGTGAGCTAGGGAAGAAGCTGCCGGAGGCTTTACTCCCTTGACTCTCGCTTAGTCTATGACATGTCCGTGTTGCGTGTCATGTCCCCTCTAACGATTTGGGCCCCAAGGCTCCTTTTTATGTCTTTAGAATTGTGGCTTTTGGTCCAGGGTTTTCCCATTCCGAGGAGGGCCCAGGACTCGGTCCAGCTGACCTCCAAAGTGCTGGGGCCAATGGAGCCCTGGTCCTCACACTCCTTGGACCTCCTTCCCGACTCGCCCCAGATGCTCACACCCCGGGCAGACCGGGGGGACTTTGATTATCTGGGGGCATCTGCTGCCCCGCAGGTGCTCGCCCCACCTCATTTATTGACTGACAGTTTGCTTCCGTTTCTGGATCGGGATTCTACTAGGCAGCCATCTCCAGAGCCAGATCCATTTGCTGTTGCACAGCAGGAGCTGAATGACAAGCTAAATCTGCCTGAGAGACCCCCAGAAGCGGTGCCGATGCCCAATGGAGACCAGAATCAggccccagctctgcctcctcTACTCAAAAGTAAGACTCAGACTGTCAGTGTTGATCAGGCTTCGGATGGCCAAGCATTTGATATTCTTGTTCCACCTCTTGATCGTCAGATTTCAAAAGTAGCAAAGTTTATTGTTTCACGCTGGAAACTGAAGAAGGATGCTGCTCAACATCAGGGACTTGATGAGACTGTGGCTGGAACTCCACACCAATTTGCAAACCTTCAGCTTCAGACACAACCCTTGCAGGATGACTACATAGATCCAGGAATGAGCACAGCTGATTCTGACAGCCCTCCTCTAAAACTCCAGGAGAGCACAGATGAGCCTCCAGAACCCCTTGAGCAAGTTGAACCTTCTGCAGTCCAGCAAGAAGCCCCAGTTCAACAATTTAGTAGTGAGGAGGTAGAGCAATCCGTACACCACGAGGTAAATGCTCCATCTCCAAATGTGAATGAAGCTCAGCCTTCAAACGTGCCGAAAGTCACCACGAAACATGTTGATCTGGAGGTTACACTAACTACAGGGCCTTCTCCAAGCCACCAGCAGGCCTCAGAGAGTACTGAGGACATAACACCCTTATCCACCCAACAAGTGGCTCCAGCTCAGACTTCAGAGCTCCCTGAAGACACCAAACCTTCTGGAAGCCAGATGGAAGCCCCAGTTCAGCCTACAGAGCCTCCTGAAGAAGTCAAACCTCCTGTTGATCAAGAGGCTACCACTGAAGCTCCAGAGTCCCCTATGGAGAGTATAGGTCCAAGTCAGGAGGTGACAGTTCAACCTCCAGCTCAGGATCAACCTGAAGAGAATATCTTGCCCAGCATTATGGGTAAGCCCGTGGATGTGGAAATCACCACAACTTCAGAGCCTACCCAGGAGGCTACATCTTCTCTAGCCCAAGCAGAGGCCCCAGATCAGCCTTCTGAATCACTTGGGGAGGCTGAAACTTCAGGAACCCATCTGCAGTCCCcagttcagcctccagagtatggTGAGGAGCTTCAACCTTCTCCAACCCAGCAAGTGGTCCCACCTCAGCCTTCAGGCCCTCTTTCAGAGACTGAAACTTCTCCCAGTGAGCAAGAACAGGCAGCTCAACCTTCTGAGCCTCCTGAGGAATCAGAACCTTCTGGAAGCCAGACAGAAGCTCCAGTTCAGCCTGCAAAGCCATCTGAGGAAATTAAACCTTCAGTTGAGCAAGAGGCTCCAGTTCCACCTCCAGCTCAGAATCAAGCTGAAGAGAGTATCTTGCCCAGTGTTACGGGTAAGCCTGTGGATGTGGAAATCACCACAACTTCAGAGCCTGCCAAGGAGGCTACATCTTCTCTAGCCCAGGCAGAGGCCCCAGCTCAGCCTTCTGAATCCCCTGGGGaggctgaaacttctgaaaccaagGTGCAGTCCCCAATTCAGCCTCCACAGTGTGGTGAGGAGCTTCAACCTTCTCCAACCCAGCAAGTGATCCCACCTCAGCCTTCAGGCCCTCTTTCAGAGACTGAAACTTCTCTCAGTGAGCAAGAACAGGCAGCTCAACCTTCTGAGCCTCCTGAGGAATCAGAACCTTCTGGAAGCCAGACAGAAGCTCCAGTTCAGCCTGCAAAGCCATCTGAGGAAGTTAAGCCTTCAGTTGAGCAAGAGGCTCCAGTTCCACCTCCAGCTCAGGATCAAGGTCAACAGGATACCTCGCCCAGTGTTACGGGTAAGCCTGTGATGTGGAAATTCCAGAGCCTACCCAGGAGGCTGCATCTTCTCCAACTCAGCCTTCAGAGTTTGCTGAAGGGGCAGAACCTTCTCCCAGTGAGAAGGAACAAGCAGTTGAGCCATCTGTGTCTCCTGGGGAGGCTCAGCCTTCTGGAATTCACATGACTGCTCCAGCCCAGGCCTCAGAGCATGCTGAGGAGTCTGAACCTCCTCCACCCCAGCAGGAACAACCGGCTCAGTCCTCAGTGTCCTCCGAACAGTCTGAAGCTTTGAAAACCCAGCATGAGACTACAACTCAGAAGCCAGAACCCTGGGAGAAGGATGAACTTTCTCCAATCAATCAAGGGGCTACAGCTCAGCCAGAAGAGCTTCCTGAGGAACCTTCTCCAAGCCAGCAGGAGAGCTCAGTTCCTCCTGTAATGCCCCCTGTGAATACTGAACTTTCACCAATTCAGCCACAACTCCCAACTCAGTCTCCAGAATCCTCTGAGGAGGTTAGTGATCTTCCTCCATTGGGAGATAGCATATCATTTTCACCTCAAGATCtagaaataatatttagaaaGCAGCATCCAAATTTGCAAGAAACCACAGATAAACATGTGGATATGGAGATTACCATGACTCCACAGACCACTGTGGAGTTTGAACCCATTCCAGTCCAGCAGGACACTCAAAACTCTACAGATGCCACTGAGCAACTTGAACTTTTTCTGACCCAGTCTGGTTCCCCTTCCCAGACTCCACAATTCCCTGAAAATGTTGACTCTTCACCAGTCCAGCCAGAGCCCACAGCTCAGCCTTCTCCAGCTCAATCAGAGCCCATAGCTCAACCTTTTCCAGCCCAGCCAGAGCCCATTattctgccttctccagcccagcCACAGCCCACAGCTCAGCCTTCTCCAGCCCAGCCACAGCCCATGGCTCTGCCTTCTCCATCCCTGCCAGAATCCACAACTCAGCTTTCTCCAGCCCAGCCAGAGTCCATAgctctgccttctccagcccagcTGTTGTCCACGGCTCAGCCTTTTCCAGCCCAGCCAGAGCCCACGGCTCAAGCTCCAGTGCATTATGAGATGACAGTTCCAATACTAGGTCAGGATGAAGCTCAGTATTCAATGTCCAGTGTCACAATTCAACCTTTGGATCTGGAGCTCCCCATAACCTCCAAACCCACTACAAAGGTTAAAAATTCTCCACCTGTGAAGAAGACTAGAACTCCTCCTCCAAAGCCCCCTCAAGTGACACTTCCACATCCAGTCCAGATTCAGGATCAGCATCCAAGTCTGACTGAAGGCACAATTCAACCTGTGGATCTCCAATTTAGCATAACTGTACAACCTATTACTGAAGATGAGCTTTCTCCAGCCATGCAAGAGACCCCAGTTCAGCTTACAAAGCCCCCTATGGAGGTTGTacctcaatccccagtacaacaggAGATGACAATTCCAGTACCAGGTCAGGATGAAGTTCAGTACCCAACATCACCCAGTGTCACATTTCAACCTTTGGACTTGGAATTAACCATAACTACAGAAACCACTACAGGACCTGACCTTTCTCCCATCGTGCAGGAGACCCCAACTCAGCCTCCAGAGCCACCTAGAGAAGATGTtgaagttcaacccccagtatatCAGGAGGTAACAGCTCCAACCCCAGATCAGGATCAAGTTCAGCATCCAATACCACACAGTACCTCATTTGAAACTTTGGGCCTGGAACTTACCATAAATCCAGAACCCACTACAGGGGCTAACCTTACTACAGCCCCAGCAAAGCCTACAGCAACCCTAAAGCATCCTGACCAGAATCAGGCTCAGCATCCAAATCTGTCCCAAGTCACAGTTCGACCTTTTGATGTAGAACTTACCCCAACTCCAGAACCCAGTACAGAGGCTGAATATTCTACCATTGTGAAGACGACAACAGCTCCTCCTCCAAAGCACCCTGAGGTGACACTTCCACATCCAGTCCAGAATCAGGCTCAGCATCCCAACCTGAATGAAGTCACAGTTCAACCTTTAGCTCTAGGAGTTCCCTTAACTTCAGAGTCCAAACAGTCTACTACTCTGAAGAAGACAACAGCTCCTCCCCCAAAGGTGGAGGTGACACTTCCACAAGTCACAGTTAAGACTTTAAAGCTGGAGCTTACCAAATCTTCACAACCTACCACAGAGGTTAAACGTTCATCTATGCAGGAAACCTCAACTCAGCCTCCAAAGCCAGCTGCAGAGACTAAAATTCAGCCTTCAACATCAGGTCAAGATCAGGCTCAGCGTCCAACGTTGGCAGTTACAGAGGCAAATAACACCACAACTGCTCCTCCACAGCACCCTGAGGTGACACCTCCACATTCAGAACAGCTTCAGTCTGGTCTGGAACGTACCACTATTGCACATTCTGTAAATCCCACCACAGAAAGTGCGCTAACTGTGCAAACGGAACCGAATGCCACCCCGTACACCAACATATGTGAGCTCTGTACTTGTCGAGATGAGTCACTGTTGTGTGTTGGTCTCAGCCCAACGCAGAAGCTCCGCCGAGTGCCTGTGCCGAAGCCCAACACCTACAAGAAGGTCCTCACCACCCTGTAAGATCCACCTTTCCTCCCTTGTGCTCTGCACTCTGCCTGCATGGCAGCCTTTTCCTCAAGGTCTTCTGGGCCTTCCTCATCTCCCCAACCCACACGGACTGTCTGCTTTTACCTTTTGCTTATCAACTTTTCCTTGTCGGCGTTCTCCTTCTACCGTGGTTCCCTTCCCTGTTCTTTAACTCGCAAttgccctttctctttttccttatcCACTTTTATTCAGCTG is a window from the Castor canadensis chromosome 11, mCasCan1.hap1v2, whole genome shotgun sequence genome containing:
- the LOC109690645 gene encoding uncharacterized protein produces the protein MSVLRVMSPLTIWAPRLLFMSLELWLLVQGFPIPRRAQDSVQLTSKVLGPMEPWSSHSLDLLPDSPQMLTPRADRGDFDYLGASAAPQVLAPPHLLTDSLLPFLDRDSTRQPSPEPDPFAVAQQELNDKLNLPERPPEAVPMPNGDQNQAPALPPLLKSKTQTVSVDQASDGQAFDILVPPLDRQISKVAKFIVSRWKLKKDAAQHQGLDETVAGTPHQFANLQLQTQPLQDDYIDPGMSTADSDSPPLKLQESTDEPPEPLEQVEPSAVQQEAPVQQFSSEEVEQSVHHEVNAPSPNVNEAQPSNVPKVTTKHVDLEVTLTTGPSPSHQQASESTEDITPLSTQQVAPAQTSELPEDTKPSGSQMEAPVQPTEPPEEVKPPVDQEATTEAPESPMESIGPSQEVTVQPPAQDQPEENILPSIMGKPVDVEITTTSEPTQEATSSLAQAEAPDQPSESLGEAETSGTHLQSPVQPPEYGEELQPSPTQQVVPPQPSGPLSETETSPSEQEQAAQPSEPPEESEPSGSQTEAPVQPAKPSEEIKPSVEQEAPVPPPAQNQAEESILPSVTGKPVDVEITTTSEPAKEATSSLAQAEAPAQPSESPGEAETSETKVQSPIQPPQCGEELQPSPTQQVIPPQPSGPLSETETSLSEQEQAAQPSEPPEESEPSGSQTEAPVQPAKPSEEVKPSVEQEAPVPPPAQDQEPTQEAASSPTQPSEFAEGAEPSPSEKEQAVEPSVSPGEAQPSGIHMTAPAQASEHAEESEPPPPQQEQPAQSSVSSEQSEALKTQHETTTQKPEPWEKDELSPINQGATAQPEELPEEPSPSQQESSVPPVMPPVNTELSPIQPQLPTQSPESSEEVSDLPPLGDSISFSPQDLEIIFRKQHPNLQETTDKHVDMEITMTPQTTVEFEPIPVQQDTQNSTDATEQLELFLTQSGSPSQTPQFPENVDSSPVQPEPTAQPSPAQSEPIAQPFPAQPEPIILPSPAQPQPTAQPSPAQPQPMALPSPSLPESTTQLSPAQPESIALPSPAQLLSTAQPFPAQPEPTAQAPVHYEMTVPILGQDEAQYSMSSVTIQPLDLELPITSKPTTKVKNSPPVKKTRTPPPKPPQVTLPHPVQIQDQHPSLTEGTIQPVDLQFSITVQPITEDELSPAMQETPVQLTKPPMEVVPQSPVQQEMTIPVPGQDEVQYPTSPSVTFQPLDLELTITTETTTGPDLSPIVQETPTQPPEPPREDVEVQPPVYQEVTAPTPDQDQVQHPIPHSTSFETLGLELTINPEPTTGANLTTAPAKPTATLKHPDQNQAQHPNLSQVTVRPFDVELTPTPEPSTEAEYSTIVKTTTAPPPKHPEVTLPHPVQNQAQHPNLNEVTVQPLALGVPLTSESKQSTTLKKTTAPPPKVEVTLPQVTVKTLKLELTKSSQPTTEVKRSSMQETSTQPPKPAAETKIQPSTSGQDQAQRPTLAVTEANNTTTAPPQHPEVTPPHSEQLQSGLERTTIAHSVNPTTESALTVQTEPNATPYTNICELCTCRDESLLCVGLSPTQKLRRVPVPKPNTYKKVLTTLNFYGNDIDYIDNNAWKAYRWTEKLILSENCLTELLKDSFEGLLSLEYLDLSCNKIQYFERATFESLPFLKFVNLGCNLITELNFGTFQAWHGMQFLYQILHNLTQNLITLPHPRTQRIKKITHLYPVLNPDDALTAEEQATLEETAARYRSEQDPSLTDPPLYTPPAFCAPALQGPTAPPDIFSPLPLPNLAPLRESLQHRREQIKLLKELRSLDLELRSLALDTESICPSPKQSKIKAKPHHRAVLAFPVTRSQTETELSHTENRENDDRDSDSDEEEHYNAGEEQEETGQKQGSKDEEPTSRQDETQNAYKKLSLRFLEKLKKACAQYGPTAPYTLALLENQSTQWLTPNDWKFLARATLSAGDFLLWNADFKEHCRETAQKNLTKTSSKSWTYAKLVGNAPYDTNSRQACLPVGLLAQIQTAGLHAWRRLPQKGSATTSLAKIRQGPNESYSDFVARLNLAAERLLGPSESESAFVKHLAFENANPACQDVLRPHKTKGELSDFIRLCAGLVLLSPSCLLSLHSSPSRFATHADVSCRTGQQTSEIHWEYPSMGTDSPTKPKDVLSTLVPLADHLISKLIQQLPSLIPNSDMRSPMSDIIHNLEIDCSDPDVQAVCSKFILRTGYLMKVLSTQQEASTSRTDRDTDQWKTEDYISDNTDVQSKQKGQESSEKERKKERKKERKKERKKERKKKDRISNDLKTSH